Part of the Anopheles gambiae chromosome 3, idAnoGambNW_F1_1, whole genome shotgun sequence genome is shown below.
GCGTACTCTGTATCCGAAAGCATATCCTTCGGAATTCTGAAAGATGTACGCAAGATGCATATTGAGTGCGTTACATTTGTGATTTAATACTGGGACAACTACACAGGTTTACTTACTATTACATCATAATGCTCTTTTCTGGAATCGTGATAAGTATGATGCTGTTCCAGGTAATGGCGCGACGTTGATTTATCGTTAGGAGAGTCAGGTGGGCTATGGCCTTTAATGTGGCGATATGTGTTTGTCTCGTGACCAGCTTCTGCTTCATTGAATTTCTGATGTTCTGCTATTCTAAATTGTATTGGTTTCTGCGATTCAACAAAATTTGATGCATAATTAGCAGTTGCAACAACAGGCCCTTTAAATTCAGAATCGGAAACATCTGTAGTTTCTTCCTGAATCGGCGTATATTCTTTCTTCAAATCAAATTGTAAATGAGGATCTATTTGCAATGCGTGATGATAATTATCGTCGTAAATAATGTTTGATTCATGATTGACTTGTATCGATCGATAACTCGGTCGAAATGGTTTTGGTGTCATAGTGGATGTTTCCGGAAATGTTACTGGAGCTGTGCTATCTTGAGGTCGATGCTGTTGGTCATTTTGTGTCATTGAAAGAGGCGTATGCAATAGTTGATTTAGTCCCTTTAATTGCGCGTTTGGCTGTTGTCCAATTAAAGCGGATAAGGCTGCAATATTCCCTTGAGAAGAATTGAATTCATTCAGTTGTACCGAGGAAGGTTGTTCTGTCTcaaatatttgattatttttgttactATCAAAGTAATGTTGTGTGTGAGATTCTTCTTTATAATCAGGCACTAAAACTTTCATGTTTTGAAATGAGTGAACTGGTTCTTCTATGGGTTTACGATGTCCATATTCGACTTTGGTTGGTCCATAAACTATGTCATAGGTGCGATTAATAACACTTTCTTTCCTAGGGTTTGAGATATCCTGACCGTAAGAGATCAAAATGCTAGGTTGCATTGTTATCTTTGTACGCTGttgtttcatttgctttgATACTGGTATATCTTTAATAACGTACTGAATCTTCGGTCGTTCTTTTATGATCACTTCTTGTGGAATAATTGATACAGATGTTCTATAACTGTCAAGGTCAGATAGAGCAGCTGGTTCTGTGTTTGATGAAGTAACAGGGGAAAATAAATCCTGTTGACGATGATAACCTGGTGAAAGTTCATTCATCTTGCTTTGTTCGATGGACGGCTTGAAAGTGTTTACATACTGTGAACTTACGGCCAGCGGCGAGAGTGGAACTTTTTGGTATAAACGTTTCGGTCGTTGCAAATCAGAGAAGGACCACCAGGTTTTTGGGATGCCTTGCAGGGAGgagtgttttgtattttttaaactgttaGTGTCCGAAATCGTTCCCGATCCTGTTTCCAATGGGTTACTTGAAATAATATCGGTTTGACCATTTGATGTTTCTTCTACCACAGGCTGCTCAATGTATGATAGGTTAATATTTGGTTTTGGCGTTGAAATCAATGAATTTTTAGTTTTCGGTTTTTTATCACCAAAGAAGTATTTTGATGTAGATTGCAAAGCTGCTGTTTTCAAAATCGTATCACCGCCTTTTCCATTAATGCGCTCATTTGCTTTAATTGCTATGTCTATGGCTTTTTGTATACCAATAGGAAGATCCTCATAATTGGcactttgcttttgttttttccctgtGATTTTAATGCGTCGAGACTCTTCAGAGCTCATATCGCTAGCATCATCTTTATCCATGGGTTCTATGCTCTcccgtttttcctttttagtTGCTTCATTTTTCTGTACATTTGCCTTTGGACGTTCGAATGCTTCATCAAACACCTTTCCACGTCTGTAAATATCCGATGACGTAAAGGGGTGTCGCAAATTTTCTGTTACATTTGCTTTGGCGTTTGCATAGCCGTTAGGAGTCTTGGCATCTTCCAATTCGAATTTAAAGTAATCGCGTGGATCGGGACTAGCTGACCGTCGGTGTCTAATACTTGTCGTTGAATTAGcgttatttttcaatttagaAACTACTGCATCGCTTAACTCAAATCGTAATATTTCTCTTGGAATTGGTTCCATTCGTTTCTcctgtttttctctttttgtccGCGATTTTGAGCGATGTGAAGCGTGTAAAGGTGAGTCATAGTCAAAAGAGTAAGCTACAGCATCTGACAATTCAAACTTGATCATTTCTCGTGGAACAATATCTATCATTTTCGAGTTTTGCACAGCTAATGGCAGATTACCCAATCGTTTTGTACGTACTGATGCTAGTTTACCCATGTTTTCGATACGAACACGGTCATGTTGTTTCTCTTCTGAGTTTTGGTATCGCTCATGAGCAGCGGTGTAAGCAGCGATCATTGATGCTTGTTGAAGTGGATCTTGCATTTGGCGATATTTTTTCCTCAAGTATGCCTTCATGCCctaaaaaaatctgaattattaaaaatatcatcaaCCCATTTCTTAAACGTAACAACGAATCTTACGTTCCAGCTTTCTGTTGTTGCCAAAAAGGATGCATTTGGACGGCCTAGCTCATATACATCTTCGAACACCGCGGCAGGTGATCTACCAGCCCACACTGCCAAAGGTATTAATAAAATCAGCTGAAATAAAAATTCACATAAACAGATCATTAAAATAATCTTAGATCATATGCTTTTATCAAGGGTTTCCCACGTTATATTGGTTTATtcccatgtttttttgttcccatGTGTTCTAACGAttttttgtccattttccAGAAGTTTTTGgttaaattgtattgatatccgaTCGGACAAGACCAAtgaattatgggaacgaaccaaaaatctacgATATACGATGATTGGATTGTGAAACAAGCCCAaagaaatattattataattataattattattagtaatatttatgattattattatcttttttattttatactttttaaatcaatacactatttaaaacataattaattaaataaagtcATCTAGCTTTCTAGAGTTTCTATAACCATAGCAGTTTTACCAATCTatcgttttaatttatttaagaTAAGACGTTCTTTTTATCTTTATCTAACGGTTTAAATGGTACAGCCGGTctcgtgatacagtcgtcaactcgtacgactgaacaacatgcccgtcatgggttcccCGGCATAAGTgagactgactatcctgctatgggggtgAATAACTCACTAATAATGAATAactcactgaaagccaagcccatcagtgatacaggcaggcctGACAATGACAAGAAACACCAGCCAGCAAAAAATAGTACAGTCATATTTTACCAAATCTCACCCGTGATATAAAGAGTATACCCGGGATATAAAGAGTATACCCAGGGTAAGGcaggaaggagggaaaaaaatccTAGCAATATAGCTGGACCGTAATAATAAActaagtaataataataaatgcatGATTTCAAAATTGCTCCCGAGGACATCATATAGTTCAGCACCACGGAGGTGATAAAATGACTGTTTATAAAACACTAAATAGATAcaataattaaatataaacGTGCATTTTAGCAATATTATTATACCAATCGATCGCAACTGCACCTGTTTACCTGTTAACCTGTTAATACCTGTttgttaacttttttttcacgaacgtcaaattttgtcactttttgtcaacttttgtcaactttatttcctggctgctccaggttacGTAATTTttacaaaagctcaaaaacgTGACAACACTTCATGTTTTGTAAAAATTGTCAGCATTTTTTCACCTCCATGGCGCCGCGTCTTTAGACGTAACTTGCGAGAAGATTATGCCCTCGTGTTCTGCAATCGTTTGCTTCATGTTTTGTAAAAATTGTCAGCATTTTTTCACCTCCGAGGCCCCGCTTCTTTAGACGTAACTTGCGAGAAGATTATGCCCTCATGTTCTGCAATCGTTTGAGTGGCGCAATAACATGCAATGCAATTAAAATGGACTCCATCAAACATCAATTATGTCatctcatttttctgtttgttattTCCTCAGTAGCAGAGGAAGAGGGTACAATGaacgatttttgttgttaaacGTAGACGTAAATGCATAAAATGGATAAACAAAGCGAAAGTTAAGAAAGTCGGCAACGATGAAGGCTGCTTCTTTAATGAACTCTGTGATTCGCATTATTGCGTTGACCTTGACcctgaataaaacaaaatatccaATATCCAAATATGCACTCTTGACGATTTGACCTCAAATGCTCAATTAGTCAAACAATACTAAAAAGCCCGAAAATATCGATGTCAAATAGATCATATTCAGATAGACTCATCTAACATGTATATGAactttattgtaaaaaatgaaaacatgtgTTCCAGAAATTGctaatttttttcaaattttgtacATTACATGTTTTTAAAGTCATCTTATTTTAGAAATTATTGAGCTTATTGAACCTATTCTATTGACATATTATGGACCGCTAACATATTTAAGTTTATTGAATCAAATATGCATCAGTTGCTCACTTAGCCATATAcattgtaattttaaaatctTCCGGTTTCTTGGTCATATTACAGTCAGCTCTCTCTTATTAGAGAGCTGATCGGACTGTCATTAGAGGGGGCTTCAAATTAaagaggttgaaagtgaaagagaagttcatacaaaccagaaagagaaagaacatTAAGTTTGCAACCTTCACTGTTGCGGTAGGGAGCTGCGATCACGATTGCAAATTTGAGCATACACCATTCAATAACCATAGCGACA
Proteins encoded:
- the LOC5668385 gene encoding uncharacterized protein LOC5668385 isoform X1; the encoded protein is MREYCLILLIPLAVWAGRSPAAVFEDVYELGRPNASFLATTESWNGMKAYLRKKYRQMQDPLQQASMIAAYTAAHERYQNSEEKQHDRVRIENMGKLASVRTKRLGNLPLAVQNSKMIDIVPREMIKFELSDAVAYSFDYDSPLHASHRSKSRTKREKQEKRMEPIPREILRFELSDAVVSKLKNNANSTTSIRHRRSASPDPRDYFKFELEDAKTPNGYANAKANVTENLRHPFTSSDIYRRGKVFDEAFERPKANVQKNEATKKEKRESIEPMDKDDASDMSSEESRRIKITGKKQKQSANYEDLPIGIQKAIDIAIKANERINGKGGDTILKTAALQSTSKYFFGDKKPKTKNSLISTPKPNINLSYIEQPVVEETSNGQTDIISSNPLETGSGTISDTNSLKNTKHSSLQGIPKTWWSFSDLQRPKRLYQKVPLSPLAVSSQYVNTFKPSIEQSKMNELSPGYHRQQDLFSPVTSSNTEPAALSDLDSYRTSVSIIPQEVIIKERPKIQYVIKDIPVSKQMKQQRTKITMQPSILISYGQDISNPRKESVINRTYDIVYGPTKVEYGHRKPIEEPVHSFQNMKVLVPDYKEESHTQHYFDSNKNNQIFETEQPSSVQLNEFNSSQGNIAALSALIGQQPNAQLKGLNQLLHTPLSMTQNDQQHRPQDSTAPVTFPETSTMTPKPFRPSYRSIQVNHESNIIYDDNYHHALQIDPHLQFDLKKEYTPIQEETTDVSDSEFKGPVVATANYASNFVESQKPIQFRIAEHQKFNEAEAGHETNTYRHIKGHSPPDSPNDKSTSRHYLEQHHTYHDSRKEHYDVINSEGYAFGYRVRDFHTGNDFGHIQNHDNGVTRGEYHTLLPDGRVQNVRYTADAKGFHADVSYESVHSSSHSSK
- the LOC5668385 gene encoding uncharacterized protein LOC5668385 isoform X2 is translated as MKAYLRKKYRQMQDPLQQASMIAAYTAAHERYQNSEEKQHDRVRIENMGKLASVRTKRLGNLPLAVQNSKMIDIVPREMIKFELSDAVAYSFDYDSPLHASHRSKSRTKREKQEKRMEPIPREILRFELSDAVVSKLKNNANSTTSIRHRRSASPDPRDYFKFELEDAKTPNGYANAKANVTENLRHPFTSSDIYRRGKVFDEAFERPKANVQKNEATKKEKRESIEPMDKDDASDMSSEESRRIKITGKKQKQSANYEDLPIGIQKAIDIAIKANERINGKGGDTILKTAALQSTSKYFFGDKKPKTKNSLISTPKPNINLSYIEQPVVEETSNGQTDIISSNPLETGSGTISDTNSLKNTKHSSLQGIPKTWWSFSDLQRPKRLYQKVPLSPLAVSSQYVNTFKPSIEQSKMNELSPGYHRQQDLFSPVTSSNTEPAALSDLDSYRTSVSIIPQEVIIKERPKIQYVIKDIPVSKQMKQQRTKITMQPSILISYGQDISNPRKESVINRTYDIVYGPTKVEYGHRKPIEEPVHSFQNMKVLVPDYKEESHTQHYFDSNKNNQIFETEQPSSVQLNEFNSSQGNIAALSALIGQQPNAQLKGLNQLLHTPLSMTQNDQQHRPQDSTAPVTFPETSTMTPKPFRPSYRSIQVNHESNIIYDDNYHHALQIDPHLQFDLKKEYTPIQEETTDVSDSEFKGPVVATANYASNFVESQKPIQFRIAEHQKFNEAEAGHETNTYRHIKGHSPPDSPNDKSTSRHYLEQHHTYHDSRKEHYDVINSEGYAFGYRVRDFHTGNDFGHIQNHDNGVTRGEYHTLLPDGRVQNVRYTADAKGFHADVSYESVHSSSHSSK